GCTATATCAAAAGCTTTTCTTATTGTATTTGCTAAATTATTTACATCTTTAACAATAAAATTATGTTTTGTAATTGGCATTGTTATACCAGTTATATCAACTTCTTGGAATGAATCTTTTCCAAGAAGTGATGTTGCAACCTGACCAGTTATTGCAACAACAGGTACGGAATCCATATAAGCCGTAGCTAACCCAGTAACAATATTAGTTGCTCCTGGACCCGAAGTTGTAAAAACAACACCAACTTTTCCTGAAGCTCTTGCATATCCATCTGCTGCATGAGAAGCATGTTGTTCATGTGACGTTAAATAATGTATTATTTCATCTTGATGTTTATATAATGAATCATATATATTTAATGCTGCTCCTCCTGGATAACCAAAAATTTCTTTCACACCTTGTTCTTTTAAACATTCTATTATTATTTCAGAACCTGTTAACTTCAATAAAAACCCTCCATTCTCACTTATTAATCTAAAATAGCACCAGTTGAAGCAGATTTAACTAGTTTTGAATATCTTCTTAAATATCCTGTTTTTATTTTTGGTTCAAATTCCGGTAACTCTTTTAATCTTCTTTCAATTTCATCTTGAGTTAATTCAATATTTAAAGTTTTATTTTCGATATCATATGAGATAATATCGCCATCTTGAACTATGGCAATAGGTCCTTTTTCAGCAGCTTCAGGAGAAACATGTCCAAAGCACGCACCTCGTGTTGCTCCAGAAAATCTCCCATCAGTAATTAATGCTACATGTTCAATAAGACCAACCCCTGCAAGAGCTGATGTTGGTGAAAGCATTTCTCTCATTCCGGGGCCACCTTTTGGACCTTCATATCTTATCACAATGACATCGCCTTTTTGTATTTTACCATTAATAATTGCATCAAAAACATCTTCACCATTTTCAAAAACTTTAGCTGGGCCTCTATGCTTTAACATACTTTGAGGTACTGCACTCTTCTTTATAACAGAACCGTCAGGTGCAAGATTCCCTTTTACAATAACTAGTCCACCTGTCTTAGAATATGGACAATCAATTGGTTTAATAACATTGTAATCTTTCACTTTGACATTATTTATATTCTCTGCAATAGTTTTAAGATTTACTGTTAAAAGATCAGTATTAATTAAATTAAGTTTTGAAAGTTCATTCATTAAGGCCTGTATTCCACCAGCATAATATAAATCTTCTATATGATGTTGTCCTGCCGGTGCTAATTTGCATAAGTTAGGGGTTCTATCACTTATTGAATTGATTAAATCTAAATCTATATTAATACCTAGTTCATGAGCAATTGCTAAAAGGTGTAGAACAGTATTTGTAGAACAGCCCAAAGCCATATCTACTGTTAAAGCATTTTCAAATGATTTTATGCTTAAAATATCAGAAGGTTTTATATCTTTTTCAATTAGCTCTACTATTTTCATACCAGCTTGTTTTGCAAGTCTAATTCGTTCAGCCGAATTAGCTAAAATAGTTCCGTTTCCAGGTAACCCTAAACCAAGAACCTCTGTAAGACAATTCATTGAATTTGCTGTAAACATTCCTGAACATGACCCACAACCTGGACAAGCATAATTTTCAAGCTCTAATAATTCTTCTTCGGTTATTTTATTGGTTGTAAATTCTCCTACACCTTCAAATACACTATTTAAATCAACAACTTTATTTTTTACCCTTCCTGCTTGCATAGGGCCACCACTAACAACAATTGCTGGAATATTAACTCTTGCAAGTGCCATAAGCATTCCAGGAACTATTTTATCGCAATTGGGTATTAAAACCATTCCATCAAACTGATGTGCCATAACCATTGATTCAACTGAATCAGCAATTAATTCTCTTGTTACTAAAGAATATTTCATTCCAATATGCCCCATAGCAATACCATCGCAAACACCAATTACATTAAATTCAATAGGTGTTGCACCAGCAAGTCTTATTCCCGCTTTTACTGCCTCTGCTATTTTATCTAAGTGAACATGTCCAGGAATTATCTCATTCCATGAGTTTACAACTGCTACTAAAGGTCTTTGTAGTTCTTCATCAGTATATCCCATTGCTTTAAATAGTGACCTTTGTGGAGCTTTTGCAAATCCTTTTTTTACAGTGTCACTTCTCATAATATCATCTCCTATCTAATATATATCAACACCATCAATTTGAGTAATTTTTTTGAATTCTTCCATTAACTTTTTAGTAATAGGACCAACTTCACCATTCCCGATTTTTCTTCCATCAACTTCAGTAACTGCAATAACTTCTGCAGCTGTACCAGTAAAGAAACACTCGTCAGCATTATATAAATTAAATAATGTAAACACTTTTTCAGATACTTTATATTCTAAATCAGAAGCTAATTTAATTACTGTTTTTCTTGTTATGCCATCTAATGCACCAAGATAAACTGGTGGAGTTATTAACTCTCCGTCTTTAACTATAAATATATTATCACCGGTACATTCTGTTACAAATCCATCTTGTGTAAGCATTATTGCTTCTGGAACTCCTGCACGATTAGCTTCTATTTTTGCCAAAATATTGTTAAGATAATTGAGTGATTTGATTTGTGGATCTACGCATTGTGGACTATTACGTCTTGTTGAAGCAGTTATAACCTTCATTCCTTTTTCGTACATTTCTTGAGGATATAAAACTATCGAATCGGCAATTATTACTATTGTTGGTTTTGGACATTTAGTTGGCGATAGTCCTAAATCGCCTGAACCACGAGAAACTACTAACCTAATATATCCATCTTTTATATTGTTAGCACGGCAAGTTTTAATTAGTGCTTGTGTCATATCTTCTTTAGAAATTGGAATTTCCATATAAATTGCTTTTGCTGCAGCGTATAATCTGTCTATATGTTCTTTACATTTAAAAATCTTCCCATTATATGCCCTAATTCCTTCAAAAACACCATCACCATATAGAAAACCATGATCAAATACAGATATTTTTGCTTCTGATTTTTTATATAACTCTCCATCTATATAGACTAGTTTCTCTTCCATTTTAATTTCCTCCTATTAAGTTTATTAAATTAATTATTAATTTTATAATATTTAGGGGAATTATGTCGATACTTTTTTTATTAAAAAAACTTTATTTTTAATGATTTTTGCAAAAGATTTCTGGGTATAAATTTATAAAATAAATTTTTTAATAAGGAGAGAATTCAAATGAAAACAAAAATTGCTAAAATACTAGAATTTGGAATGAAAATGGAGAAAAATGCAAAGGATTTTTATTCTTTTTATGCAAATTCGCTTGAAGATGAATCATTAAAAGCATTATTTAATGAATTAATAAAAATAGAAGAAGAACATTTTAAATTTTTAAAAAGTAAATATGATAAGTTAGATGTGCCAACACCTCCTCAAGAAATTTCGTGGGTTGTAGATATTCAAAATAAAATGGTAGATCCTCATATACTAGCAGATAACTCTGAATTAACTAAATTACCTCTTTCAGACATTGCAATTTTAAGATTAGCATATTTAATTGAAAGTGATTTTGCATCATTTTATAAGAATGCAGCTGAAAAGGTTGATCAACAAGATGTAAAAGAATTTTTACTTGAGCTTGCAAAATGGGAAGAAGAACATGAAAATCTATTTAAAAACAGGTATACAGAACAAATAAAAAAAGCGTGGGAAGATTTAGATATCTTTTAATAAAAAATAACATATTATTAGAATTATTATAAGAGGGTGTCTCAAAAGATAATTGAGCACCCTCTTATGTTTTACATATTGTCGGTATTTAGTATTTATCTGTTATATAAAGCACTAAATATAAAAGAATAATATGTTTTTGGACAGCCTTATAATTTAATTAGTTTAACATTGTTCTAAAATCTGACATACCCAATAGTATGTTTTTACAACATTATCTAAAATAATATACTCAGATTCACTGTGAGCATTATAATAGCCAACAGAAAGATTTAAGCAATTAATACCTAATTTATCATAAATAATTCTTACATCAGCAATATTAGGGCTTTTCTCTCTCTTTGTGTATATACCAATAGATTTTGCAGCATTTTTAACCTTATCAATATACTCTTCTTTTACACAGATATCTTTGCCTGCATAACTAACAATAATATCTCCGTAACCTTTTCTATCAAGACCTATACATAATTTTGTTCCATTAAAAAACTTTTGTTGGTTTTGCAAAAAGTATTTAATTCCTTGATGTTCATCTTCACAATATGTTGTAATAATAAATTTAAATGGAAAATCTGTAAATCTCAAAAGTGCTAGAATAATTGCAATTCCGCATCTATCATCACCACCAATAGGTCTAATTCCATTGCTTTTTATTATGTCTTTTTTGTGGTCATAATTAATCTCAAACATCCAATTCTTACCTACATTTTCTTTTCCAATTGAATCATAGTGAGCATTAAATACAATGCAAGGATTTTTACCTCTTTCTCCAAATGTATTTCCAATTTTGTCATCATCATAAAAAACATTAATTGAACTAAGTTCATCCTCAACATAATATTTGAGTTCCTGTTCTCTTCCTGGAAATGATTCAATCATACACATCTTAATTAATTGAGATTTAATATAATCCCTTACCCCTCAGACATAAAAATCGTTCTCCATAAAATATTTATATTTTTATTATACTATTTTTTATCAAATATTAATAAAATATTTTAAAAAAGGCTCTGCAAAATGCAAAGCCTTTAATCATATTGAATTTGTCCATTTACCACATCTATCTCCCCACATTGCAATAACTTTATCTTCCATTATTACCTTCACTACTTCACATCTATTTGAGCACCCTTTACATTCAAATGAAGATGTTTTAAAGTCAATATCTTTTGCATTAAATCCTCTAAAATTTGTCTTCCTATTTGTATTTCTTATATAATCTCTCGCAAGAATTGCAGCACCAATAGCTCCCATTACATTGAAATGTTCTGGAATAATTATCTCCTCACCAAGTTCCCTTTCAAAAGCAGCTTTAATTCCATGATTTGCAGCAACCCCACCTTGAAAAACAAAAGGTTTTTCCAGTTTTTTCCCTCTGCCTACATTATTCAAATAATTTCTTACCAAGGCATCACAAAGTCCTCTAATTATTTCAGCTTTAGAAAAACCAAACTGTTGTTTGGCAATCATATCAGATTCAGCAAAAACAGTACATCTACCTGCAATTCTTACTGGAGTTTTTGCTAATAGAGCCATTTCACCAAATTGTTCTATAGGGATTTTTAATCTTTCACTTTGGTGATCCAAAAATGAACCAGTTCCAGCTGCACAAACAGTATTCATTGCAAAGTCAACAACCATTTGGTCTCTAATAATAATAATTTTTGAATCTTGGCCACCAATTTCAAAAATAGTTCTGACATCGGGTACAAAATTAATAGTAGCTGTTGCGTGTGCCGTTATCTCATTTTTTATTACATCAGCACCAACAATTGCTCCTGCAAGCTGTCGTCCACTACCAGTTGTTCCTACACCAATAACATTTATTTGTCCTAAAGTATCTTCTAATTGCTTTAGACCTTCTTTTACAGAGTCAATTGGTTGTCCATTTGTCCTTATATATGTTTTAAATAGAACATTTACATCTTTATCTATTGCAATAACATTTGTTGAGACAGAACCTACATCAATACCAATATATATTTCTCTCATGCTACTACAACCCTTTCATTTTTATCTAGTTGTTTTTTTATGCCTTTTTTCCTATTTTTCAATAAGTCAATAAATGCTTCTATTCTTGTTTGTGTATTCGCTTTACCAGTCTGTTCATCAATAGGCAATGATAAAATAGGAATATCCTCTTCTTTCGAAATTTTGTGTATTAAGCTTTGAGTTACTAATTCTGGCAAACATGCAAAAGGCATTAAATGTATAATTCCATCAAAACCTCTTTCTTTATAATCTATTATATGACCAACTGTTTCAACAGCATGACCGCCAATTAGTATTTTTATGTATTTCTGCCCCTTCTTAATTAAATCTTTAAATCTTTTAGGCCTTAAAGACCACGGGACTAGGTTATCTCTAACCCATTCAGAAAGATATAAAGCCCTTTCAACCTCAACGCCTAAATTCCCAAGTAATTCTTCAATACCAAAATTTATAGAACTCTCCATAACAACATAGATTTCCCCAACAATACCAATTCTAATTTTTTCATTTTCATTAACTTTTTTTATAGGAATTTCTTCAAGCATTCTTTTACACTCTAAATATGTATTTTCTAATTCTTTTTTAGTTTTAATTTTATCAAATCTGTTTAATATTTCATTCCATACTTTAGTTGTTTGCCCTTTTTGTATTTCGTATGGTCTTATTTTTTGACTTAATTTTTCTAATTCATCAAGTTTTTGAATGAATTTATATAGCGTAATTACTCTATTAATTACTTTAAACCATGGCAATCTATTCCTTAATTTATTAATGTTTTGCAAAAAAGCTTTCCAATTGTCCTGTGGAGCATCAAGAATAATTAATTCTACATTATCATAACCCAAATTTTTTAAAATTAGTTTATGAGTATCTCCATAAAATCCCGCTCTACAAGGGCCATGTCCACCTGATGTAACTAATACTTCAGCCCCCATATTGATTGCTTCAATGTAACTGCCCATTACCATTTTTAGAGGAATACATGCAAATTCAGGAGAATATTTCACACCTAAATCCATTGTTTTTTGCGTTGGTTTTGGTGGCATTATCACTTCATGTCCTAAAAATTCAAATAATTTCTTGTATACAATTGTTGAACCCATATATGGAAAAGAAATTCTCATAATTTAACCTCCAAAGTTTGGGCTTTTTTTCTTTTAATCATATCAGTAAAAGCTTCAATTCTTGTAACTAAATGTCCTTCTCCGGTATGTTCATCTATCCTTAAAGTTGTAAAAGGAATTGATCTTTCATCACATTCATATTGAAGAAATTTACCAACAATTGCATCTGGACCACAGCCAAAAGCTGTTACGTGGATCATACCATCAATGATATTATTATTTAAGTAATAAAGTCCAGCACCTAATACCCTATTACTGAATGTCCAAAAAAGTTTCTTACGATACTTAGATAACTGTTTGTATGCGTCATCATGATTTACCATCTCAAACGTAAAAATATTTACATTTAATTCTTCTAACTTTTTAACAACATCAAGACTTATGAAAGGATCATAAAGGTTATAAACATATCCTAAAACGGCAATATTTATTTCACCGTTTTTCTTTATACTATAAAGGTATTCCTCCCAAAAGTTTTGTTTATATGAAAACAATGCTTTATCTAAACTTAGTCCATTATGTAAAAGCTTTTTAAATCTAGTAAAAACTTTATTAGCTTTTTTAAGAGCATTATTAAGCTCACGATATGAAAATCCAAATTTATCTATAAGTATATCATAGCTTCTTGGATCACATATATCTTCTGATATATCATTAATTATAGGGCTAATTATTTTCTTTTCTGAATTTTCAACAGTCCCTACAATTATATCGGGTAGTCCCATAAATTTAGGACAAAAGTATTCATTTTTCTGAATACTCGAAAATCTAGGAATAAAGACAAAATCTGAATTATTCAAACAATCTATAACATGTCCTGTGTATATCTTTATAGGAGCACAGATATCAGCAACAGCAGCTTTTGAACCATTATCAAGAATATCTTTTGTTGTAAGGCCACTTTCATAAACCTCAAAACCAAGTTCTGTAAAAAGTCTCTCCCAAAAAGGAAGGTAGTAATAATACAATAATGCTTGTGGTATTCCAATTTTCATAATTCTGACCCCTTTTTATAAAAATCAGCCTAATATATTATATCATAATTTTAACAAAAATAGCTGCTGATTTGTCAGCAGCTATTTTTCATTCTCGTGGCTTCATTGTTGGAAATAATAAAACATCACGTATAGAATAAGAATCAGTTAATAGCATTACAAGCCTATCAATTCCAATTCCAAGGCCTCCTGTTGGTGGCATTCCATATTCTAATGCCTCTATAAAGTCCTCATCCATCATATGAGCTTCTTGGTTACCTTTTTGCCTTTCTTTAAGCTGTTCTAAAAATCTTTCTTTTTGATCAAAAGGATCATTTAACTCTGAAAATGCATTTGCAAGCTCTCGACATGTAATAAATAATTCAAATCTCTCAGTAAAGTTGTTATTATCTTGCTTTCTTTTTGCAAGCGGTGACACTTCAACTGGATAATCCATAATAAATGTTGGTTGAACTAAATGTTCTTCAACCTTCTGTTCAAAAACCTCATTTATTATATGTCCAATTGAATACCTTTCTTCTATCTCAACACCTAATTCATTAGCTAAATTTCTTGCTTGTTCTAAAGAAGTTACATTTGAAAAATCTACGTTTGTATATTTCTTAATTGCATCTACCATTGTCAGCCTATCCCATGGAGGAGTTAAATCAATTTCTTGTCCTTGATAGTTTATCTTTAAAGTCCCTAAAACTTCTTTAGCAGCATTAACAATTAAGTTTTCTGTTAAATCCATCATATCTTTGTAATCTGCATAAGCTTGATAAATTTCAATAGTTGTAAATTCTGGATTATGTTTTATAGAGATCCCTTCATTTCTGAATACCCTTCCAAGTTCATAAACTTTATCATAACCACCAACAATTAAACGTTTTAAATGAAGCTCTGTTGCAATTCTTAAATATAGATCAATATCAAGTGCATTATGATGAGTAATAAATGGCCTTGCTGCAGCTCCTCCTGCTATAGTATTTAAAACAGGGGTTTCTACCTCCAAAAAACCATTTTCATCTAAGTATCTCCTAATGTTTCTAATTATTAAGCTTCTCTTAATAAAAGTTTCTTTCACATTAGGATTAACAATTAAATCAAGATATCTTTTTCTATAACGTGTATCAACATCTTTTAATCCATGCCATTTTTCTGGTAACGGTCTTATACATTTTGATAATAATTCAATATATTTAACTTTAATTGAAATTTCACCTTTATGAGTTTTAAATACATCACCTTTAACACCTATTATATCACCTAAATCAAAATCCAAAAATTGCTTATAGGTTTCTTCACCAACTTCATCAATCTTAACATAGATTTGTATTCTACCAGTAGTATCAAGTAGATCAGCAAAAGTAGCTTTGCCATGACCTCTTTTTGACATGAGTCTACCTGCAACAGACACTTCTTTCCCTTCAAAGCTCTCAAAGTTTTCTTTTATTTTTGTTGCATAATCCTTGATATCGTATTTTACTTTGTTGTAAGGATTTTGATTGTATTCTTGCAATTGTCTTAATTTATTTATTCTATTTTGTATTTGTTCATTTAATTCTTCTTGGGTAAATTCAAACTCTGACATAAACTTCACTCCATCTATTTTGTAATTTCTAAAATTTTGTATCTAAATTTACCTGCAGGTACACTAATTTCTACTTCTTCTCCTGCTTTTTTGCCAACTAATGCTTTCCCAACCGGAGATTCATCTGAAATTTTATTTTCAAAAGGATTGGCTTCCTTTGAGCTAACTATTTCATACTCCAATGTTTCTTCAGTCTCAAGATCAAGTATTTTTACCTTTGTTCCAATACCTACGAAATCAGTTGATATTTCATCTTTATCTATTATTTCAACACTTTTTAATAGTTTCTCTAAGTATAGAATTCTTTCTTCAAGTTTAGCTTGTTCTTCTTTTGCTTCATCGTATTCTGAATTTTCTGATAAATCACCAAATGAACGAGCTATCTTAATTTTTTCTGCAACTTCTTTCCTTTTTACTGTTTTTAATAACTCTAATTCTTTTTGATATTTCTCATATGCTTCACGTGATATTTTTTGAACTTTGATATGTTCAAGTTCTCTTGCCATATTTTCCTCCCCTTTTAGCATAAAAAATATAAATATCCCTTTGTTTTTAATTTTATTACATAACTTAAAAACTATGCTCTAACATTTTTAACTTTTGTCAATTATAAACTAAAGTTTAATATCTGTCAAGAAAGCAAAATATTAATTTTCATCAAAGCTTTTTTCAGGTTCCATATGAATAGTTACATAAGAATTCGGAAAAGATTTTTTGATATCATTTTCAATAATGTTACATAGTTCATGAGCTTCATTAAGTGTTGTCTCCTTATTCATTCTAAGATGTATATCTATTTCCCTTCTATCTCCACTTTTTCTTGTTCTTAATTTATGATAGCTTGTAATTTGTGGATATTGTCTTATTATATTATAAATTTCACTAATTTCTTCCTGTGGCAAACTAATATCAACAAGGTCTTTTATTGATTTTGCTGTAAGATCATATGCTGCTTTTATTATAAGTACAGCTACTATAAGTGCAAAAATAGGATCAAGAATATACTGCCCAGTAACTTTAATCATTATTAATCCAATAAATACTCCCGCAGAAGTAAATACATCTGTAAAGAGATGCATAGCATCAGCTTCTAGTGCAACAGAATCTGTCTTTTTGGCTATTCTAAAAAGTTTTGATGAAATAAATAAATTTACTATTGCTGAAATTAACATTACTATGATGCCAGAATTAAGATTTTCTATTTCAGCCTTAAAGATAATCTTTTTTATTGATTCATATATTATAATTATTGCTGCAAATAGAATTAGAATAGCTTCAAATGCACCAGAAACATTTTCATACTTTCCATGCCCATAAGGATGGTCTTCATCTGCAGGTAATCTTGCTTTTTTTATTGAAAAAAAAGCAACAAAACTTGCAATTAAATCAATTCCTGAATGTACAGCCTCTGATAATACTGCAACAGAATTCATCATTATTCCTGCTATTAACTTAAATATTACAAGGCTTATGTTAGATATAACAGATAATAATGCAGCTTTCTGCTTATCCATAAAAGAAAAAACCTCCTTAACATAATTAAAAAAGCCTACGAGAATCATGATATAAATCATGGTCCCGCAGGCTTAGCTGCTGCTTGATATCAAGCCCGAGAAAAGTTTAACTTTTCTCTGTCCATTTCAAATAAAATTATAATAACGGTATTTTAACATCAAAATAATCTTTTGTAAATATCTCATAAGCATCAAGATAATTATCAATGCTTCTATACAAGAACTTTTCGCAAATTTCTGAAATATCCTTAATATCTAAATCACAAAAAACATAATTATTATTTATTAATATATCTTTTAAAATATTAAAGTTAAACTTTACTTCATCAGTGCTAATTAGTTTTTTTGTATATAAATTATCATGAATATTTCCATTTAGAAGGTCACAAATAATTGAATTTGAATTAACAAAACACACACTTTGAAAATCAAAAACAATATCACATATTTTTTGTAAATTACTTTGATTTTCAGTATCAACTAGTATAACCCCAAATTCTCTCAATAATTCCTCTGAAATCTTTTCAAATTTATTAGATTCCTTAATTGTATATATAACATTTACGTTATTTGATAGTTGATATAATATACCATTTCTTTGCGACTCTTCAATCCCAATTATTCCAACATTAAGCTTATTTATTTTTACTCCAAATTTTTTTAGTATTTGCCTTAATATATAATATGTAATATATAGTAAAATGTATTTATTAGTATTAACACTTTTTGATATTTTAATAATGTTATTATTTCGATAGTATTCAATTGTTTGTATTATTTTCTTAATCTTTCTTGAATTATTTTCTATGTCTGGAAATATAAAAAATTCTAATTTGTATTCTGTCTCGTTAATATATCGAATATACTCCTCGTATTGTGGGATTGAATTTTTAATTAAAATATTTTTAATATATCTAGGTAAATACTTTTTTATTCCTTTAAGAAATATATCAAAATCCTGACTATAAATGAAAAAAGAAAAATACCTAATTATAAATCACCCTTTTGTAAAACACTCTATTAATAGAATATTTCAATTCTTGGCTTAAAATCAATATTTTTTAATAATTCTTCGAATTCTTTTTTGGTCATATCTTCAAGCCTTTTGTTTGTTAATGCCACAATAATTGCTTCTAAGACATTTGTTCCAAATGAACGTCCATCAAATTCAGGTGTTGTTGTAACTAACATCTTAATACCACGATTTTTTAAATTTGCAATGTCGTCTTTAGTTATTGTATTTGTAATAATTATTTTATCCTTTAGGCTTTCAGGCATATATTTTTCAATGTACTTATAATCACCTGCTATAATGTCTGCCATATCATAATATTTTTTGTACTTTTTCAATTTTTTAAAATCTTTAATATTTTCGCTGTCGCTTGGATATAACAAACTAAAAGGAAGTTTGACAATTAGCGGCATTAAAAAAGAAGCTAAATAATATATAGTTTTCAAGTTTTTTATAATAAGATTAATACCCAATGCAAATAATGCATCTCCAATTAATAATTGACATCCTTCTTCATAAAGACCCTCTGCTAATTTATATCTATCTAAAGCAGAAACAATTAATGCTTTTTTCCCTCTGAAATCAATTATTTTATGTTGGCTCAAATACTTAATAACCCATTTTTCGAATGTATTTTTTATCCCTGTTCCATCTACTAATGGCGTCTTTTTTGCAGCTTCTTTTATAGGAAGAGCATCACGAATAACATAATTCTTTCCGCCACCATATAAAACTATATCAATACCACCCATTCCAAAGGCATCAACTTTACCATCTAAATCCTTAATAATTTCAACTGCCTTCTTTATATCACCATCTGTTCCTATCCTTTCAATTTCAAATTCTTGTCCTAAAATAATTGTTTTTACCCTATGGTTTCTTTTTGATGACCCAATGCTAACACTAACTACCCTCTTCATATTATCAGCCTCTTTTAAGATATTATATTTGACAAAATTTTTTTAAGACTATCAATATCAACATAAACATCATTTTTCAGCGGAGATTTTCCAAGTGGTATACTTATTACTTCATTATCTAAAAATGCTTTAAACCAATTTAATCTAAAATCTGACCCCATTGCAATAACCACATCATACATTTTAAATTTCTCCAAGTATCTGCTAAACACCTCCAAAAGTTCGGCTGCACTCATCGAATTAATAAAATTATTTCTTTCATGTTCTGTCATTAGAAGATAAAAGCCAATACCATATTGTTCTAAAACTTCTTCAACCTCTTGCTTATTTTTTATTGGAAAACCTATTACAGCAATGTTCCTTCCTTTCCTAACTTCACCTATACCCTCAATACGTGATATAAATGACCTATCAACACTTACAATATCAGCTACTTCAGCTTGTGATAATCCTTTAGATCTTAAATCCAAAATTTTTTTTATTTTATCACTTATTTTTTGTAGGCTAATAATTTTATCATTTATTCTATAAAAATCCACTTTTATCACCTAATTTTTATTATTACTATAATAATATCATAATATAATATTAATGTTAACAAATTTGTGCACAAATATCATCAGACAATATCTTCTAAAATTACTCTTGCTGGTGCACCATCACAATTTGAAATTTTAAGTGGTAATGCATATATTTTGTAAACTCCTTGCTTTACATTATGTAAAAGAAGCCCTTCGATTATTATTATATTATTGCTCAATAATCTC
The sequence above is drawn from the Caldicellulosiruptoraceae bacterium PP1 genome and encodes:
- the ilvD gene encoding dihydroxy-acid dehydratase is translated as MRSDTVKKGFAKAPQRSLFKAMGYTDEELQRPLVAVVNSWNEIIPGHVHLDKIAEAVKAGIRLAGATPIEFNVIGVCDGIAMGHIGMKYSLVTRELIADSVESMVMAHQFDGMVLIPNCDKIVPGMLMALARVNIPAIVVSGGPMQAGRVKNKVVDLNSVFEGVGEFTTNKITEEELLELENYACPGCGSCSGMFTANSMNCLTEVLGLGLPGNGTILANSAERIRLAKQAGMKIVELIEKDIKPSDILSIKSFENALTVDMALGCSTNTVLHLLAIAHELGINIDLDLINSISDRTPNLCKLAPAGQHHIEDLYYAGGIQALMNELSKLNLINTDLLTVNLKTIAENINNVKVKDYNVIKPIDCPYSKTGGLVIVKGNLAPDGSVIKKSAVPQSMLKHRGPAKVFENGEDVFDAIINGKIQKGDVIVIRYEGPKGGPGMREMLSPTSALAGVGLIEHVALITDGRFSGATRGACFGHVSPEAAEKGPIAIVQDGDIISYDIENKTLNIELTQDEIERRLKELPEFEPKIKTGYLRRYSKLVKSASTGAILD
- the ilvE gene encoding branched-chain-amino-acid transaminase, which produces MEEKLVYIDGELYKKSEAKISVFDHGFLYGDGVFEGIRAYNGKIFKCKEHIDRLYAAAKAIYMEIPISKEDMTQALIKTCRANNIKDGYIRLVVSRGSGDLGLSPTKCPKPTIVIIADSIVLYPQEMYEKGMKVITASTRRNSPQCVDPQIKSLNYLNNILAKIEANRAGVPEAIMLTQDGFVTECTGDNIFIVKDGELITPPVYLGALDGITRKTVIKLASDLEYKVSEKVFTLFNLYNADECFFTGTAAEVIAVTEVDGRKIGNGEVGPITKKLMEEFKKITQIDGVDIY
- a CDS encoding ferritin family protein; the encoded protein is MKTKIAKILEFGMKMEKNAKDFYSFYANSLEDESLKALFNELIKIEEEHFKFLKSKYDKLDVPTPPQEISWVVDIQNKMVDPHILADNSELTKLPLSDIAILRLAYLIESDFASFYKNAAEKVDQQDVKEFLLELAKWEEEHENLFKNRYTEQIKKAWEDLDIF
- a CDS encoding peptidase M42 produces the protein MIESFPGREQELKYYVEDELSSINVFYDDDKIGNTFGERGKNPCIVFNAHYDSIGKENVGKNWMFEINYDHKKDIIKSNGIRPIGGDDRCGIAIILALLRFTDFPFKFIITTYCEDEHQGIKYFLQNQQKFFNGTKLCIGLDRKGYGDIIVSYAGKDICVKEEYIDKVKNAAKSIGIYTKREKSPNIADVRIIYDKLGINCLNLSVGYYNAHSESEYIILDNVVKTYYWVCQILEQC
- a CDS encoding acyl-CoA dehydratase activase; its protein translation is MREIYIGIDVGSVSTNVIAIDKDVNVLFKTYIRTNGQPIDSVKEGLKQLEDTLGQINVIGVGTTGSGRQLAGAIVGADVIKNEITAHATATINFVPDVRTIFEIGGQDSKIIIIRDQMVVDFAMNTVCAAGTGSFLDHQSERLKIPIEQFGEMALLAKTPVRIAGRCTVFAESDMIAKQQFGFSKAEIIRGLCDALVRNYLNNVGRGKKLEKPFVFQGGVAANHGIKAAFERELGEEIIIPEHFNVMGAIGAAILARDYIRNTNRKTNFRGFNAKDIDFKTSSFECKGCSNRCEVVKVIMEDKVIAMWGDRCGKWTNSI
- a CDS encoding 2-hydroxyacyl-CoA dehydratase translates to MRISFPYMGSTIVYKKLFEFLGHEVIMPPKPTQKTMDLGVKYSPEFACIPLKMVMGSYIEAINMGAEVLVTSGGHGPCRAGFYGDTHKLILKNLGYDNVELIILDAPQDNWKAFLQNINKLRNRLPWFKVINRVITLYKFIQKLDELEKLSQKIRPYEIQKGQTTKVWNEILNRFDKIKTKKELENTYLECKRMLEEIPIKKVNENEKIRIGIVGEIYVVMESSINFGIEELLGNLGVEVERALYLSEWVRDNLVPWSLRPKRFKDLIKKGQKYIKILIGGHAVETVGHIIDYKERGFDGIIHLMPFACLPELVTQSLIHKISKEEDIPILSLPIDEQTGKANTQTRIEAFIDLLKNRKKGIKKQLDKNERVVVA